The nucleotide window GGCGGCCACCGCGGCGTGCGGTCTCCTCGGCCTTACCAGTGAACAGATCGGGCGGGGGCTGGCCGTGGTGGGAAACGTCCCTGGAAGGTTCGAAAAGGTGGATCGAGGGCAGCCCTGGGCGGCCATCGTGGACTACGCCCACACACCGGATGCCCTGGAGAACCTCCTGGCAAACACCAGGAAGCTCACCGCTGGAAGGGTCCTCGTGGTGTTCGGCTGCGGCGGGGACAGGGACAGGAGCAAACGGCCCCTCATGGGAGAAGCCGCAGGGCGCCTCGGAGACGTCGTCTACGTGACCTCCGACAACCCCAGGAGCGAGGACCCGTCGGCCATCATCGACGACATCATGGAGGGCCTGGCTCATCCCGCCGGCAAGGTCGTGAGGGTCGAGGACAGAAGAGAGGCCATCGCAATGGCGGTGGCGGAGGCCAGGGAAGGGGACATGGTGGTGGTTGCCGGCAAGGGTCACGAGAACTACCAGATCATCGGCCAGCGCGTTCTGCCCTTCTCCGACGTGGACGAACTTTCCCACGCCATCGGGAAGGCTGCCGGGGGAACGTCGTGATCCGTTTTCACCTCAGGGATATCCTCAGGGGGACAGGGGGCGCCCTGATCACCAGCGCCGTGGGGCCCGAAATGTACACGGGGATATCGACGGACAGCCGGACCGTTGCCCCGGGCGAGGTGTTCTTCGCCCTGAGGGGCGAGAAGCACGACGGTCACGACCACCTCAAGGATGCGTGGAAAGCAGGAGCGGTCCTGGCCGTGGTGGATCGCCGGTTTCCCATGAATGCCGGGATGATGGCCCCCATACCCCTCGTGGTGGTGGACGATACGGTAAAGGCGCTCCAGGGCCTCGCCGCCCTGTGGCGTGTCCGCCACCCGATGCCGGCCCTGGCGGTGGTGGGCAGCGCGGGGAAGACGACGACCAAGGAGATGACGGCGGCCGTGCTGGGGACAGCGGGACCGTGCCTGAAGAACATCGGGAACCTGAACAACCACATAGGGCTCCCCCTTTCCATCCTGGAGATGGCCGATTTCCACCGTTACGCAGTGCTGGAGATCGGGACCAACATGCCGGGGGAGATCAGGCAGCTGGCGTCGATCCTCGGGCCGGAAGGGGCGATCCTGACGCGGATCGGCTGGGCCCACCTCGAAGGGTTCGGGGACCACGAGACGCTGCTGGCTGAAAAGCTGTCGATCCTGGATGCCCTTCCGGGGGACGGATGGTGTGCCGTCAACGCCGGGGATCCCAACCAGGCGTCGGTCCCGGCAAGGGCGGCGTGCAGGGTCGTTACGTACGGTATCGGCACGGGGGAGGTGCGGGGGAAAGACCTGGTTATTTCGGAATGTGAGAGCGCCTTCACCCTGGTGAGCCCCTCGGGGAGCGAGCGGGTGCGGCTTTGTGCCTTCGGCGTCCACTTCGTAGAGAACGCGCTGGCTGCGGCGGCCGGTGTCCTCCCCCTGGGGATCCCGATAGAGCAGGTGGCCGGCGGGCTGGCTGGATGGAGGCCGGCCCGGCAGCGCGGCGGGATCATCTCCCCCATGCCGGGAGTGCGCTTTATCGACGACACCTACAACGCCAACCCGTTGTCAGTGGAGACGGCCCTGGCGAACCTGGCCCGTCTGAGCAGCGAGGGGGTGACGGTGGCCGTTCTCGGGGAGATGAAGGAACTGGGGGCTTACCACGAAGAGGGCCACCGCCTCGTGGGGCTCAAAGCCGCCCGGATGGGTATCGATTACCTCATCGCTGTAGGCGAGGTCGCTCCCCTGATCGTGGAAGGGGCCTTGCGCGGCTCCATGGAGCGTTCACGGGTGATGGAATGCGGCACCATCGGAGAGGCGGTCAAGGCCGTCGAACCGCTGCTGACGAGCGGTGTATGGGTCCTGTTCAAGGGATCAAGGGCGGCCAGGGTCGAAGAGGTCATGGAGCCGTTTGTCGGCAGCGGGGACAACGGGGCGCTGGCCGGATCGGGAGGCATCTGAGTTGCTCTATAAACTGTTCACCAGCTTAAGGGCGGTCGACCCCGGGTTCGACGTGTTCCGGTACATCACTTTCCGGACCGCCCTTTCGGTGCTGACCGCCCTCGGACTGAGCTTCATCCTGGGTCCCTGGATCATCGGCCGCCTGAAAACCGTCCAGCCCGGCAACTACGTCCGGGAGTACCTGCCCGAAGGACACGTCCTCAAGGCGGGGGTCCCCACCATGGGCGGGCTGCTCATCTTCCTGGCCATCGTCTTTTCGACCCTCCTGTGGGCGGACCTTTCCAACCGCATGGTGTGGGTGGTCCTGCTGACCTTTACCGGGTTCGGGCTGCTGGGCCTCGCGGACGACATGCTCAAGCTCTACGGCAGGAAGAAAAAGGGGCTGGCCATCAGGACCAAGTTCACGGCGCAGCTGGTCCTGGCTGCCCTCATAGGCTTTTACCTTTACGCCTATCCCACGGGCAAGTGGGGCCACTTCCTGCAGCTGCCCTTCTTCAAGGAGGCCCTGATCGACCTCGGCTGGATCTATATTCCCTTCGTGGTCCTGGTCATCATCGGCACCTCCAACGGAGTGAACCTGACGGATGGGCTCGACGGCCTTGCCATCGGCCCGGTGATGTTCGCTTCGGCGGCCTTCGCCCTGCTCGTCTACCTGACGGGCCACGCCAGGTTCGCCGAGTATCTCCAGATCGTTTTCGTGCCCGAGGCGGGTGAACTGGCGATCTTCGCGGGGGCCATGGTGGGAGCCAGCCTCGGGTTCCTGTGGTTCAACACCTACCCGGCCCAGGTGTTCATGGGGGACATCGGTTCCCTGTCCCTCGGTAGCGCCCTGGGCGTGCTGGCCGTCATCGGGAAGCACGAGATCCTCCTGGTCCTGGTAGGGGGGCTGTTCGTCCTGGAGACCCTGAGCGTCATCATCCAGGTCATCAGCTTCCGCCTGTTCGGCAAAAGGGTCTTTCTCATGGCCCCGCTCCATCACCATTTCGAGAAGAAGGGGTGGCCGGAACCCAAGATCATCGTCCGGTTCTGGATCATCTCCATTATCCTGGTGCTCATCTCCCTGAGCACCCTGAAGCTGAGGTAGGCGCCGGCGTGAGCTTGAGAGACCGAAGAGACCCCATGGGCGGGATCATCGAACAGGGCGGGCCTGTCCTCGTGGCGGGCCTGGGGCGATCCGGCATGGCGGCGGCCAACCTGCTGGTACGTCACGGCTGCCGGGTGGAGGTGAGCGAACGGGCCGCGCGCGACAACTTCACCCTGGACCTTTCCGGGCTGGATCCCGCCGTGACGGTCCACTGGGGCGGGCATCCCGAAAATCTGTTCGGGCGGTTTCCCCTGGTCGTGGTCAGCCCGGGCGTTCCCGGGGACCTGGCGGCCCTGGAGCATGCGTCCGGCAAGGGAGCCCTCGTCATCGGGGAGATGGAACTGGCCTACAGGCTGACCACCGAGCCGTGGGTGGCTGTCACCGGCAGCAACGGAAAATCCACCACGGTGACCCTCATCGACCTCATGGCAAAGGAGGCGGGTCTCCGGGTGGCCACCGGCGGCAACCTCGGCACACCCGTGACCTCCTTTGTAGGCCAGACCGGGGTATACGCATTCATCGTGGCGGAGGTGTCCAGCTTCCAGCTCGAGACGGTTGACACCTTCCACCCCGCCATCGGAGCCCTGCTCAACCTCTCGCCGGACCACCTCGACCGGCATCCCGGGCTTACGGAGTACGTTGAGGCCAAGGCCAGGCTGTTTGCCAACATGGGGGCCGGCGACTGGGCAGTCCTCAACGCGGACGACAGCCGGGTGCTGGAAGAGACGGGAAAGATCGCTGCTGGCCGGTTCCCCTTCAGCCGGACCAGGCTCCTCGACGAGGGCGGTTTCGTCCGGCAGGGCCGCCTGGTGATCCGGGACGAAGGGAAGGAACACGGGATCATGAAATCGCGGAACATCCTGATCCCCGGTCACCACAACCTGGAGAATGCCCTCGCCGCGTCCGCCATCGCCTGGAAAATGGGAGTTCCGGTCACGGCCATGGAGAAGGCCCTGAGGGCTTTTGCCGGTCTCGAGCACAGGATGGAGCTCGTCGGCTATTTCCGCGGAGTCCCGGTCTACAACGATTCCAAGGGCACCAACGTGGGGGCCACCGTGAGATCCCTCGAAGGGCTCGGGGGCAGGGTCGTCCTCATCCTGGGAGGCAAGGACAAGGGGACCTCCTACGAGCCGCTGGTGGAACCGGTGCGGCGCAAGGTCAGCCACCTTATCCTCCTCGGTGAGGCTGCCGACAGGATGGAAGAGGCGCTGAAGGGGGCGGCTCCCATCACCAGGGTAGACACTGTCGAGGATTCGATGAGGATCGCGGTCCAGCACGCCCGCCCCGGCAGCGAGGTCCTGTTCTCGCCGGCCTGCTCGAGTTTCGACATGTTCAGCAGCTATGAAGAGCGCGGGCTGGTTTTCAAGGAAGCGGCGCGGAAATACATGGGGATGGGGGTATGAGGCACCTGAGGCTGGACCCCACCATTGTCATCGCCGTCCTGGCCCTCGCGGTCCTCGGGACGGTGATCGTGTTTTCCGCCAGCGCGGTCCGGGCCGACAACGAGCATGGAGGAGACGGGTACTATTACTTCAAGCGCCAGCTCTTTTTCCTGGGGGCGGGCCTCGTCGCCCTCCTGGTGGGCGCCGCGATCCCCTACCATTTCTGGGAGGCCGGAGTGATCCCGCTCCTCGGGGCGACCATCCTGCTCCTTGGGCTTGTGCTGACTCCCCTCGGGCACACGGCCAACAGCGCGTCGCGCTGGTTCCGGGTCGGGCCCGTATCTCTCCAGATCGCCGAGTTCGCTAAAATGGTCGTGGTGATCTACCTGGCCCGTTACCTTTCGTCGAGGGGTGACCGGATCCGTGAGGACCCGAAAACCCTCCTGCCGCCCCTGGCGGTCATGGCCGTCATCTTTTTCCTGGTCGTACGCGAGCCGGACCTGGGAACAGCCATCTTCATCGGCCTGCTCGGATGCGCCATGCTCTTCCTCTCGGGCGCGACGATGCGTGTCATGACAGGGCTGGGGCTGGCCGCGGCACCGGTGGTGGCCTACCTCATCTATACGCAGAATTTCCGGGTCCAGCGGATGAAGGCGTTCCTCGACCCCTTCAAGGAGTACGACGGCTCCGGGTTCCAGCTTGTGCAGTCCTACGTGGCCTTCGGCGACGGTGGACTTTTCGGCAAGGGCCTCGGCGCGGGGAAGAGCAAGCTGTTCTTCCTGCCGGAGTCCCACACGGACTTCATCCTGGCCGTTATCGGGGAGGAGTTGGGGTTCATCGGGGTTGCCGCGGTCCTGTGCCTCTTCGCGGTGTTCATCGTCAAGGGGATGGGGGCGGCTTCATCGGCCCCGGACGGTTTCGGCTCCATGCTGGGAGCGGGGCTGACCCTGATGATCGGGATCCAGGCCCTCATCAACGGCATGGTGGTCCTCGGCCTCCTTCCCACCAAGGGGCTGCCCCTGCCGTTCATCAGTTACGGAGGGTCCTCCCTGCTGACCTCCATGATGGCGGCGGGGATCATCCTGAACGTCGCGGGAAGGAGCCGGGAGCTGTGAGGCTCGTGATCGCCGGAGGCGGGACCGGCGGACACCTGTTCCCGGGCGTGGCGCTGGCAGCCGAGTTTACGCGGCGCGCGGGGGACGTGGAGGTCGTTTTCATCGGTGCCAGGCACGGCCTGGAATCCAGGGTGATCCCAGCCCTCGGGTACGAGCTGGTCACCCTCCCTGTCCGCGGCGTCGTGGGCGGCGGGTTCTTCCGGGGAATGACGAGGGCCATGGCCCTTCTCTGGGCGGCCCTGAGAGCTTACCTGGTCCTCGGCCGTCTCAAGCCGGACCTGGTGGTGGGTGTGGGAGGGTACGCGTCGGTGCCGGCCGTGATGGCGGCCGCCGCCAGGGGCATCCCCAGGTCGATCCTGGAACAGAACGTCATGCCGGGGAAGGCCAACCGCGTCCTGGCCCACATGGTCCAGAGGATCTACCAGGGATTTGCCAGCCGCACCGAGGTGTTCCCCGTGGAGAAGACGGTGGTGACCGGCAACCCGATCAGGGAAGAGGTGCTCCCCCCGGCGGGCATGGTCCGGCCGGCCGGCCGCCGGAACCTCCTCATCCTGGGAGGGAGCCAGGGAGCCAGGCAGGTCAACGGACTCGCCCTCGGGTTCGTGCCCAGGCTCCTCGCGGATTTTCCGGGCATGAAGGTCATCCACCAGACCGGCCCGGCCCACGAGGAGATCGTCCGGCAGGGGTACCGGGAGGCGGGGGCGGAGGTGGAGATCGTCCCGTTCATCACAGAGATGGCCGACGCCTACGCCAGGGCCGACCTGTGCCTGTCGCGGGCGGGAGCCATGTCGATCTCCGAACTGGCCGCCGCGGGGCTCCCGGCGCTCCTCATACCGTACCCCGACGCGGCGGGCGGCCACCAGGAAGCCAACGCGAGGTGGTTCGAGGAACGAGGCGGCGCCATCGTTGCCAGCCCGGAGGAGGCGACCTCCGAACTGGTTTACAAAAAGCTGGCCCGCCTGATGGGCACGACCGGCCGCCTGGAGGAGATGGCCGACGCCTCCCGGCGGGCCGGGACAAGGGACGCCGCGAAAAGGATCGTGGAAGAGGAACTGGGGAGGATCGGGTTCCCGGGCCGCGGGGGCGCGGGGACGGAACGATAAGACGGACGCGGAGACACGGGGACACGGGGACACGGAGACACGGGGCGAAAAACCTCGGCTGGCCGACTGGGAGATTTGGAGAAAAATACGTCCGTCATTGCGAGCCGGTTCCAAGCGAAGCAATCTCAGGCTCTATGGCACTGAGGCCCGGATTTTAACGCAGAGTACGCGAAGGAACGCAGAGGGAAACCTGGATCCAGGGGGAAGAACAGGGAAAAACAGGGAGATGGGAGAAAAGGGTGGGGAGAAGCAGAGAGCAGAGAGCAGGGAATAGCAGGTCTTTTGACCTTTCCCTCCTCCCTTCTGCCTGACGACCGTTTATTGAGGAGTCATCAGTGGTCAAACTGAGAAAGACAAAGCACCTTCACTTCGTCGGGATCGGCGGCATCGGGATGTCGGGCATCGCCGAGGTGCTGGCCAACCTGGGCTACACCGTCAGCGGTTCGGACCTGGTTTCCGGTGACACGATTCGGCGGCTTACCGGGTGTGGCTGCCTGGTGTCCGTGGGCCACAGCGCCGGCAACATCGAAGGGGCCGACGTCGTGGTGATCTCGTCGGCGGTAAAAAGCGACAACCCCGAGGTGCAGGCCGCCAGGCAGGCCGGCATCCCGGTGATCCCAAGGGCCACCATGCTAAACGAACTGATGCGCATGAAGTACGGCATCGCCGTCGCCGGTTCCCACGGCAAGACCACGACCACCTCCATGGTGGCCGGGATCATGGCCGAGGCGAAACTTGATCCCACCGTCGTGATCGGCGGCAAGCTGGACAGCCTGGGGACCAACGCCCGCCTGGGCGAGGGCGATTACCTGGTGGCGGAGGCGGACGAGAGCGACGGCTCCTTCCTCCAGTTGACCCCGACCATCGCCGTCGTCACCAACATCGACAACGAGCACATGGACCATTACGGCACCTTCGACGCCCTGCGGGCTGCGTTCCGGAAGTTCCTGGACAAGGTCCCCTTCTACGGGAGGGCCGTCCTCTGCCTGGACGATGCGGAGGTGGCCGGGATGCTCTCCGACCTGGAGCGGCCCCACGTCACCTACGGCCTTTCGGCGCAGGCCAACGTCTGTGCCTCGGACATCCGGTACGAGGGGTTTGCCTCCTCCTACACCGCCTCCCTGGACGGGAGAGCGCTCGGCCGGGTCTCTCTCCCCGTCCCGGGCCTGCACAACATTTACAACTCCCTGGCCGCCATCGCGGTGGGCCTGGAGCTGGAGGTCCCCTTCACCGTCATCGCTGCGGCGCTTTCCGGCTACGCGGGGACCCAGCGCCGGTTCCAGAAAAAGGGGGAGGCCGGGGGCGTGGCCGTCTACGACGATTACGGCCATCACCCCTCGGAGATCAAGGCCACCCTCGAGGCGGCCAGGCAGGGCTGGAAGGGGAGGGTCGTGGCCATGTTCCAGCCCCACAGGTTCAGCAGGACCCGGGACCTGCTCCCCGATTTCGGAACGGCCTTCCACAACGCCGACAAGGTCCTGGTGTGTGATATCTACGCGGCCGGCGAGGACAGCATCGGGAACCTGACGGGCAGGGACGTGGCCGGGTGCATCTCCAGCCACGGTCACCGGGGGGCGGAGTTCGTGGGAAGCTGTGCCGCCGCGGTGGATCGGGTCATGGAGATCCTCGAGGACGGTGACATGGTGATCACCCTGGGAGCCGGGGATATCTGGAAAGCGGGAGAGATCCTCCTCGAAAGGATGAAAGTATAAAGGAGTGAAGGTGGAAGAGATCAGGGGAAGGATCATCGGGAGCGGGTTTACCGGCGAGTTGAGGCTGGATGAACCCCTGGCCGGCCACACCTCCCTGCGGGTGGGCGGTCCGGCATCCCTGTTCGCCCTTCCTGCCGGGGTCGGGGACCTGGTCCTCATCCTCGCGCTCCTTGCCGGGGAGAAGGTCCCGTGGATGGTCCTCGGGGGCGGCACCAACGTGGTTTTTGCCGATGAAGGTTACCACGGATGCGTGATCCACCTTTCGCGGGAGGTCCGTGGGTGGGGCGGTATCCGCAGGGACAAGGAGATGCTGGAGGCGGGAGCCGCGGCTTTGATGCCCAATGTGGTCTCCCGCGCCGCCCGGGAGGGGCTTGCGGGCCTCGAGTGCCTGGCGGACATCCCCGGCACGGTGGGAGGCGCCTTGCGCATGAACGCGGGGACCAGGTCGGGACAGATGGCTGACGTCGTGGAGCAGGTCCGGCTGCTCGAAGGAACCGGCGACAGCGATGGCGGCGGACAGGGCGCACGCTGGGTGCCCGGTTCCGGGATCGGTTTTGCCTACAGGAGTTCGGGACTGACTGCCGGCCAGATCGTCCTGGCGGTGAGGTTCCGGCTCAAGCCCGACGATCCCGACGCTGTCCGCGCCAGGGTGACGGAACAGGCCCGGCTGAGGAGGAAAAGCCAGCCCCTGGGAGCGGCCAGCGCTGGGTGCTGGTTCAAGAACCCGGCGGGGGACAGCGCGGGACGGCTCATCGACGCGGCGGGCCTTATCGGGATGACCTGCGGCGGAGCCCGGGTTTCCGACGTCCACGCGAACTTTCTCGTCAACACCGGGTCGGCCACAGCGGCGGATTTCCTCGAGCTTGCCGAGATGGTCAGGCAGGGTGTCCGCGAGCGGTTCGGGATCGAACTGGAGGACGAGGTAAGGGTGATCCATGGATAAGAATCTCGCAAAAGTCGCGGTTCTCATGGGCGGGAATTCCGCGGAGCGGGAGGTCTCCCTGGTCACGGGAAGCTCGATCCTGGAGGCGCTGGGGGAAGGCGGGCGCGAAGCCGTCGGGATCGACACCGCCGGCCCCTGGGCCGAGGAGATGCGCCGGGAAGGGGCCGGTGTCGCCTTCATCGCCCTTCACGGCAGGGGCGGGGAGGACGGCACGATCCAGGGAGCCCTGGAACTCATGGGGATCCCCTTCACGGGCCCGGGGGTCCTGGCTTCGGCTCTGGCCATGGACAAGATCATGACCAAACGGGTCCTTATGGCCTGCGGGATCCCGACCCCCGGTTTCGTGGAGCTGGGGCCGGGAAGCTACGACATGCCCATCATGATGGGATTTCCCGTGGTGGTCAAACCCAACCGTGAGGGTTCCACCATAGGGATCTCGGTTGTCCGGGAGGCAAGGGACCTTCCGGGGGCGATCCGCACCGCCGCCGCCCACGACCCCGACGTCCTGGTAGAAGCTTTCGTGGAAGGGGACGAACTCACGGTGGGAGTCCTCAACGGTGAACCCCTGGCCGTGGTGCAGATCGTTACGGCCACCGGTTTTTACGATTACGAGACCAAGTACGTCACGGGCGCGGACGATTACCGGGTTCCCGCTCCCATCGGCTTTGAGGCTACGCTGAAAGTCCAGGAGATGGCCGGCCTCTCCGCGCGGGCGCTGAGGTGCTGCGGTGCGGTGCGGGTGGATATCCGGGGCGCCGGAGAGCGGTACGAGGTGATCGAGGTGAACACGATCCCGGGGATGACGCCCACGAGCCTGCTGCCGAAATCGGCGGCGGGGGCCGGGATCGATTTCGTGAGCCTGGTCCTCGGGATGCTGGACGCGGCGGGAGAGGGCAGCCGGTGAAGACGAAGCTAACCAGGACGAACAGGAAGGCGGTCGCCGCGGCCGGGAAAAGGCCGTCGGTGAAGGGCAAAAAGCCGGTCAATACCGGCGCCGTCACCCGCCACTACGTGGTGCGGACCTGGTGGGTCCTCCGGGGCACGGTCCTGGGAGCCGTGTTCCTGGGAGTCCTGTACGGCGGCTACCTCGGCGTCCTTCGGTTCGTCGGCCTGGAATCCCTCTCGGTGAAGAACATCACCATCGAAGGGTGCCGGAAGATGTCCCCGGAAAGCATCCTCACCCTGTCGGGCGTCAACAGGGGAGAGCCTCTTCTCAAGGTCGACCTGGCCGAGGTCCGGGCCCGGGTCCTGC belongs to bacterium and includes:
- the ftsW gene encoding putative lipid II flippase FtsW, coding for MRHLRLDPTIVIAVLALAVLGTVIVFSASAVRADNEHGGDGYYYFKRQLFFLGAGLVALLVGAAIPYHFWEAGVIPLLGATILLLGLVLTPLGHTANSASRWFRVGPVSLQIAEFAKMVVVIYLARYLSSRGDRIREDPKTLLPPLAVMAVIFFLVVREPDLGTAIFIGLLGCAMLFLSGATMRVMTGLGLAAAPVVAYLIYTQNFRVQRMKAFLDPFKEYDGSGFQLVQSYVAFGDGGLFGKGLGAGKSKLFFLPESHTDFILAVIGEELGFIGVAAVLCLFAVFIVKGMGAASSAPDGFGSMLGAGLTLMIGIQALINGMVVLGLLPTKGLPLPFISYGGSSLLTSMMAAGIILNVAGRSREL
- the murC gene encoding UDP-N-acetylmuramate--L-alanine ligase, whose protein sequence is MRKTKHLHFVGIGGIGMSGIAEVLANLGYTVSGSDLVSGDTIRRLTGCGCLVSVGHSAGNIEGADVVVISSAVKSDNPEVQAARQAGIPVIPRATMLNELMRMKYGIAVAGSHGKTTTTSMVAGIMAEAKLDPTVVIGGKLDSLGTNARLGEGDYLVAEADESDGSFLQLTPTIAVVTNIDNEHMDHYGTFDALRAAFRKFLDKVPFYGRAVLCLDDAEVAGMLSDLERPHVTYGLSAQANVCASDIRYEGFASSYTASLDGRALGRVSLPVPGLHNIYNSLAAIAVGLELEVPFTVIAAALSGYAGTQRRFQKKGEAGGVAVYDDYGHHPSEIKATLEAARQGWKGRVVAMFQPHRFSRTRDLLPDFGTAFHNADKVLVCDIYAAGEDSIGNLTGRDVAGCISSHGHRGAEFVGSCAAAVDRVMEILEDGDMVITLGAGDIWKAGEILLERMKV
- the murF gene encoding UDP-N-acetylmuramoyl-tripeptide--D-alanyl-D-alanine ligase, with amino-acid sequence MIRFHLRDILRGTGGALITSAVGPEMYTGISTDSRTVAPGEVFFALRGEKHDGHDHLKDAWKAGAVLAVVDRRFPMNAGMMAPIPLVVVDDTVKALQGLAALWRVRHPMPALAVVGSAGKTTTKEMTAAVLGTAGPCLKNIGNLNNHIGLPLSILEMADFHRYAVLEIGTNMPGEIRQLASILGPEGAILTRIGWAHLEGFGDHETLLAEKLSILDALPGDGWCAVNAGDPNQASVPARAACRVVTYGIGTGEVRGKDLVISECESAFTLVSPSGSERVRLCAFGVHFVENALAAAAGVLPLGIPIEQVAGGLAGWRPARQRGGIISPMPGVRFIDDTYNANPLSVETALANLARLSSEGVTVAVLGEMKELGAYHEEGHRLVGLKAARMGIDYLIAVGEVAPLIVEGALRGSMERSRVMECGTIGEAVKAVEPLLTSGVWVLFKGSRAARVEEVMEPFVGSGDNGALAGSGGI
- the murD gene encoding UDP-N-acetylmuramoyl-L-alanine--D-glutamate ligase, producing MSLRDRRDPMGGIIEQGGPVLVAGLGRSGMAAANLLVRHGCRVEVSERAARDNFTLDLSGLDPAVTVHWGGHPENLFGRFPLVVVSPGVPGDLAALEHASGKGALVIGEMELAYRLTTEPWVAVTGSNGKSTTVTLIDLMAKEAGLRVATGGNLGTPVTSFVGQTGVYAFIVAEVSSFQLETVDTFHPAIGALLNLSPDHLDRHPGLTEYVEAKARLFANMGAGDWAVLNADDSRVLEETGKIAAGRFPFSRTRLLDEGGFVRQGRLVIRDEGKEHGIMKSRNILIPGHHNLENALAASAIAWKMGVPVTAMEKALRAFAGLEHRMELVGYFRGVPVYNDSKGTNVGATVRSLEGLGGRVVLILGGKDKGTSYEPLVEPVRRKVSHLILLGEAADRMEEALKGAAPITRVDTVEDSMRIAVQHARPGSEVLFSPACSSFDMFSSYEERGLVFKEAARKYMGMGV
- the mraY gene encoding phospho-N-acetylmuramoyl-pentapeptide-transferase, which gives rise to MLYKLFTSLRAVDPGFDVFRYITFRTALSVLTALGLSFILGPWIIGRLKTVQPGNYVREYLPEGHVLKAGVPTMGGLLIFLAIVFSTLLWADLSNRMVWVVLLTFTGFGLLGLADDMLKLYGRKKKGLAIRTKFTAQLVLAALIGFYLYAYPTGKWGHFLQLPFFKEALIDLGWIYIPFVVLVIIGTSNGVNLTDGLDGLAIGPVMFASAAFALLVYLTGHARFAEYLQIVFVPEAGELAIFAGAMVGASLGFLWFNTYPAQVFMGDIGSLSLGSALGVLAVIGKHEILLVLVGGLFVLETLSVIIQVISFRLFGKRVFLMAPLHHHFEKKGWPEPKIIVRFWIISIILVLISLSTLKLR
- the murG gene encoding undecaprenyldiphospho-muramoylpentapeptide beta-N-acetylglucosaminyltransferase, which encodes MRLVIAGGGTGGHLFPGVALAAEFTRRAGDVEVVFIGARHGLESRVIPALGYELVTLPVRGVVGGGFFRGMTRAMALLWAALRAYLVLGRLKPDLVVGVGGYASVPAVMAAAARGIPRSILEQNVMPGKANRVLAHMVQRIYQGFASRTEVFPVEKTVVTGNPIREEVLPPAGMVRPAGRRNLLILGGSQGARQVNGLALGFVPRLLADFPGMKVIHQTGPAHEEIVRQGYREAGAEVEIVPFITEMADAYARADLCLSRAGAMSISELAAAGLPALLIPYPDAAGGHQEANARWFEERGGAIVASPEEATSELVYKKLARLMGTTGRLEEMADASRRAGTRDAAKRIVEEELGRIGFPGRGGAGTER
- a CDS encoding D-alanine--D-alanine ligase, translated to MDKNLAKVAVLMGGNSAEREVSLVTGSSILEALGEGGREAVGIDTAGPWAEEMRREGAGVAFIALHGRGGEDGTIQGALELMGIPFTGPGVLASALAMDKIMTKRVLMACGIPTPGFVELGPGSYDMPIMMGFPVVVKPNREGSTIGISVVREARDLPGAIRTAAAHDPDVLVEAFVEGDELTVGVLNGEPLAVVQIVTATGFYDYETKYVTGADDYRVPAPIGFEATLKVQEMAGLSARALRCCGAVRVDIRGAGERYEVIEVNTIPGMTPTSLLPKSAAGAGIDFVSLVLGMLDAAGEGSR
- the murB gene encoding UDP-N-acetylmuramate dehydrogenase — protein: MEEIRGRIIGSGFTGELRLDEPLAGHTSLRVGGPASLFALPAGVGDLVLILALLAGEKVPWMVLGGGTNVVFADEGYHGCVIHLSREVRGWGGIRRDKEMLEAGAAALMPNVVSRAAREGLAGLECLADIPGTVGGALRMNAGTRSGQMADVVEQVRLLEGTGDSDGGGQGARWVPGSGIGFAYRSSGLTAGQIVLAVRFRLKPDDPDAVRARVTEQARLRRKSQPLGAASAGCWFKNPAGDSAGRLIDAAGLIGMTCGGARVSDVHANFLVNTGSATAADFLELAEMVRQGVRERFGIELEDEVRVIHG